The following are encoded together in the Echeneis naucrates chromosome 9, fEcheNa1.1, whole genome shotgun sequence genome:
- the eeig1a gene encoding protein FAM102A, which produces MAFFVKKKKFKFQTHLTLEELTAVPFVNGVLFCKLRLLEGDFVATSSRQEVQENCVRWRKRFTFVSKMSANPHTGVLDPSVCRVSVRKELKGGKAYTKLGFADLNMAEFAGSGSTVRCCLLEGYDTKNTRQDNSILKVIIGMTLLSGDPCFKTAPSTAKSISIPGQEHTLQLDCKGEGTAEPGPAGGVSLGRSSKPRPSIISSGLLDESEGNQNQNQSGSAEIFQSGHSRNSSYASQHSKISGYSTEHSCSSSLSDLTHRRNTSTGSSTSGGLGFGADTPTEGDKDAGRPERPPRPPRPVLPPNRLLRRKQDSVESHPSWVNDTRMDADDIVEKIVQSQNFADISNTEDSNLRLFVSRDGTTALSGIRLGNRVSAGGYEPVVIESH; this is translated from the exons ATGGCTTTCTtcgtgaagaagaagaagtttaaGTTTCAGACCCATCTGACTCTGGAGGAGCTCACCGCCGTGCCTTTTGTCAACGGAGTCCTCTTCTGCAAGCTCCGGCTGCTGGAGGGAGACTTTGTGGCTACTTCTTccag gCAGGAGGTCCAAGAAAACTGCGTCCGCTGGAGGAAGAGGTTCACGTTCGTGTCGAAGATGAGCGCCAACCCCCACACAGGAGTCCTGGATCCTTCAGTGTGCCGAGTGTCAGTCAGGAAG gaaCTCAAAGGAGGAAAAGCATACACGAAG CTGGGCTTCGCTGACCTCAACATGGCGGAGTTTGCTGGTTCCGGCTCCACCGTGCGCTGCTGCCTGCTGGAGGGGTACGACACCAAGAACACCCGACAGGACAACTCCATTCTGAAG GTGATCATTGGGATGACCCTCCTGTCTGGAGACCCCTGTTTTAAAAC AGCTCCGAGCACAGCAAAATCCATCTCCATCCCGGGACAAGAGCACACCCTGCAGCTGGACTGTAAGGGGGAGGGAACCGCCGAGCCCGGGCCGGCCGGGGGGGTTTCTCTGGGCCGCAGCAGCAAACCTCGACCCTCCATCATCAGCTCAG GTCTTCTGGATGAGTCAGAGgggaaccagaaccagaaccagtcTGGTTCTGCAGAAATCTTCCAGTCTGGTCACTCTCGTAACTCCAGCTACGCCAGCCAGCACAGCAAAATCTCAG GCTACAGCACCGAGcactcctgctcctccagccTGTCGGACCTCACACATCGCAGGAACACCTCCACGGGAAGCAGCACCTCGGGGGGGCTGGGCTTCGGCGCCGACACGCCCACAGAGGGCGACAAGGACGCCGGACGTCCGGAGAGACCGCCTCGTCCCCCTCGGCCCGTCTTACCCCCAAACAGGCTCCTGAG GAGGAAGCAGGACTCGGTGGAGAGTCACCCCTCCTGGGTGAACGACACCCGCATGGACGCCGACGACATCGTGGAGAAGATCGTCCAGAGCCAGAACTTCGCTGACATCAGCAACACTGAAG ACAGTAACCTGCGTCTGTTCGTGAGCAGAGACGGGACCACGGCGCTCAGCGGTATCCGGCTGGGAAACAG GGTGTCTGCTGGCGGTTACGAGCCTGTTGTGATCGAGAGCCACTGA
- the slc25a25a gene encoding calcium-binding mitochondrial carrier protein SCaMC-2-A, which yields MLGLCLYVPVSNSDPVEVEYFESNGLPSELKSVFNRLSVFLPSQEFSTYQKWRKKTLKREERDSDGQLDFEEFVHYLQDYEKDLKLVVQSMDRKNAGHVDPREFMQSLHDLGVHISLPHAVKVLKSMDKNGMITISSKDWSNYMMVEKTESIPEIILYWKHSTIFDVGENLMVPDEFTMEEKQTGMWWRHLVAGGGAGAVSRTCTAPLDRLKVMMQVYGSRTNNMCIMSGLMQMIKEGGMRSLWRGNGVNIIKIAPESALKFMAYEQIKRLIGSNKETLSILERFVAGSLAGVIAQSTIYPMEVLKTRLALRKTGQYAGISDCAKQIFRREGLGAFYKGYIPNMLGIIPYAGIDLAVYETLKNSYLQQYGINGADPSVFVLLACGTVSSTCGQLASYPLALVRTRMQAQAATEGSQQATMTGLFRQILQTEGPAGLYRGLAPNFLKVIPAVSISYVVYEHLKTQLGVTSR from the exons ATGCTCGGTTTGTGCCTTTACGTCCCGGTGTCCAACTCCGACCCGGTGGAGGTGGAATACTTCGAGTCTAACGGGCTTCCGTCGGAGCTGAAGTCCGTCTTTAACAGACTGAGTGTCTTCCTGCCGTCACAGGAGTTCTCCACCTACCAAAAGTGGCGAAAG AAAACCCTAAAAAGGGAAGAACGTGACTCGGACGGACAGTTGGACTTCGAGGAGTTTGTTCACTACCTGCAGGACTACGAGAAAGACCTGAAGCTTGTGGTGCAAAGCATGGACAGGAAAAATGCAG GTCACGTTGATCCCAGAGAGTTCATGCAGTCTCTTCATGACCTCGGTGTGCACATTTCTCTGCCGCATGCAGTCAAAGTCCTTAAGAG catgGATAAAAACGGAATGATAACCATCAGCAGTAAAGACTGGAGCAACTACATGATGGTGGAGAAGACTGAGAGCATTCCTGAGATCATCCTCTACTGGAAACACTCCACG ATATTCGATGTGGGGGAGAACCTGATGGTGCCCGATGAGTTCACCATGGAGGAGAAGCAGACCGGGATGTGGTGGAGACATTTGGTCGCAGGTGGAGGAGCCGGCGCCGTTTCTAGGACTTGCACGGCCCCATTGGACCGACTCAAAGTCATGATGCAG GTTTACGGATCCAGAACCAACAACATGTGCATCATGAGCGGGCTGATGCAGATGATCAAAGAGGGCGGCATGAGGTCGCTGTGGCGAGGCAACGGCGTCAACATCATCAAAATTGCCCCCGAATCAGCTCTGAAGTTCATGGCGTATGAGCAG ATCAAACGTCTGATTGGCAGCAATAAGGAGACTCTGAGCATCTTGGAGCGATTTGTAGCCGGGTCTCTGGCGGGAGTGATCGCCCAGAGCACCATCTACCCCATGGAG GTCCTGAAGACTCGTCTGGCTCTTAGGAAGACGGGGCAGTACGCCGGGATCTCAGACTGTGCAAAGCAGATCTTCAGGAGGGAAGGACTCGGCGCCTTCTATAAAGGATACATCCCCAACATGCTCGGCATCATCCCGTACGCTGGCATCGACCTGGCGGTGTATGAG ACTCTGAAGAACAGCTACCTGCAGCAGTACGGCATCAACGGCGCCGACCCCAGCGTCTTCGTCCTGCTGGCCTGCGGCACTGTGTCCAGCACCTGCGGTCAGCTCGCCAGTTACCCCCTGGCTCTGGTCCGAACCCGCATGCAAGCACAAG CTGCCACTGAAGGAAGCCAGCAGGCAACGATGACGGGCCTCTTCAGGCAGATCCTACAGACTGAGGGCCCCGCCGGACTCTACAGGGGCCTGGCCCCCAACTTCCTCAAAGTCATCCCCGCCGTCAGCATCAGCTACGTGGTGTATGAACACCTGAAGACCCAGCTGGGGGTGACCTCGCGCTGA
- the zdhhc12a gene encoding palmitoyltransferase ZDHHC12-A — MDRTLFRTGCFVRASHTLLTWTVTLILFLHDTDLRRCEEQGELLLPLLFFLLVVLSVLLYFAVSLMDPGFVLTDTVKDVQSSNEEMELMIPQVAAPRLRRCGYCLLQQPMRAKHCQTCKRCVRRFDHHCPWIENCVGERNHRWFMVYLLVQLLALLWALHVALSGVSPSVTWELWLRANGFLLAALGVIGVFSAVVLLLLGCHLYLVSINCTTWEFMSRHRISYLKNCGDEENPFDRGVFCNLWDFFCVCRLVVWEQVYQRKAANPVQPL; from the exons ATGGACCGGACTTTGTTCCGGACCGGCTGCTTTGTTCGGGCTTCACACACTCTGCTCACCTGGACTGTGACTCTCATCCTGTTCCTGCACGACACAG attTACGGAGGTGTGAGGAGCaaggagagctgctgctgcctctcctcttcttcctcctggtcGTGCTGTCGGTGCTCCTGTATTTTGCAGTTTCTCTCATGGATCCTGGCTTCGTTCTCACCGACACCGTGAAG GACGTTCAAAGTTCAAACGAGGAGATGGAGCTGATGATTCCTCAGGTGGCGGCCCCTCGGCTGCGGCGCTGTGGGTACTGTCTGCTGCAG CAGCCAatgagagcgaagcactgccAGACGTGCAAACGCTGCGTCCGCCGCTTCGACCACCACTGTCCCTGGATCGAGAACTGTGTGGGTGAGAGGAACCACCGCTGGTTCATGGTCTACCTGCTGGTGCAGCTGCTGGCTCTGCTGTGGGCTCTTCATGTCGCTCT GTCGGGAGTTTCACCCAGCGTCACGTGGGAGCTGTGGCTCCGAGCCAACGGCTTCCTGCTGGCGGCGCTGGGCGTCATCGGGGTTTTCTCTGCGgtcgtgctgctgctgctgggatgcCACCTCTACCTGGTCTCCATCAACTGCACCACCTGGGAGTTCATGTCGCGCCACAGGATCTCGTACCTGAAGAACTGCGGGGACGAGGAGAACCCGTTCGACCGCGGCGTCTTCTGCAACCTGTGGGATTTCTTCTGCGTCTGCAGGTTGGTGGTGTGGGAGCAGGTCTACCAGAGAAAGGCCGCAAATCCAGTCCAGCCTCTCTGA